The following proteins come from a genomic window of Syngnathus acus chromosome 15, fSynAcu1.2, whole genome shotgun sequence:
- the LOC119134944 gene encoding uncharacterized protein LOC119134944 isoform X1 — MEPSSPKKIQFDVPPLQGHLDPQAAEHIRRRRPTPATLQIYRQPEAGDQNNASGGSQSVDGAHRKQSTLAPPTMKELHVGAEQPPDCQLSPITAQLYAGSYPWTNQNRPEEANGNPTALLANHGRGVAQSNSSSAFSDHACKHVFLDLLPTKLEALKMCNKVFQYVCISQSA, encoded by the exons ATGGAGCCCAGCAGCCCCAAGAAGATCCAGTTTGATGTCCCGCCACTGCAGGGGCACTTGGACCCTCAGGCCGCCGAACAC aTACGTCGTAGACGACCGACGCCTGCAACTCTGCAAATATACAGACAACcag AAGCTGGAGATCAGAACAACGCCAGTGGAGGCTCTCAG TCTGTAGATGGCGCTCACAGGAAGCAAAGCACCTTGGCCCCGCCCACCATGAAAG AGCTTCACGTGGGGGCGGAGCAACCGCCCGACTGTCAGCTGAGTCCAATCACAGCGCAGCTCTATGCCGGTTCCTACCCGTGGACCAATCAGAACAGGCCAGAGGAAGCCAATGGGAACCCGACGGCCCTTTTAGCCAATCACGGAAGAGGCGTGGCGCAGAGCAACAGTTCAAGCG CATTTTCTGATCATGCATGCAAGCATGTCTTCCTGGATCTTTTGCCCACAAAGTTGGAAGCACTCAAAATGTGCAATAAGGTATTCCAATACGTGTGCATTTCACAGTCGGCTTGA
- the LOC119134944 gene encoding protein phosphatase 1 regulatory subunit 1A-like isoform X2, with translation MEPSSPKKIQFDVPPLQGHLDPQAAEHIRRRRPTPATLQIYRQPEAGDQNNASGGSQSVDGAHRKQSTLAPPTMKELHVGAEQPPDCQLSPITAQLYAGSYPWTNQNRPEEANGNPTALLANHGRGVAQSNSSSGKLESPLPEEEEEDITHQTE, from the exons ATGGAGCCCAGCAGCCCCAAGAAGATCCAGTTTGATGTCCCGCCACTGCAGGGGCACTTGGACCCTCAGGCCGCCGAACAC aTACGTCGTAGACGACCGACGCCTGCAACTCTGCAAATATACAGACAACcag AAGCTGGAGATCAGAACAACGCCAGTGGAGGCTCTCAG TCTGTAGATGGCGCTCACAGGAAGCAAAGCACCTTGGCCCCGCCCACCATGAAAG AGCTTCACGTGGGGGCGGAGCAACCGCCCGACTGTCAGCTGAGTCCAATCACAGCGCAGCTCTATGCCGGTTCCTACCCGTGGACCAATCAGAACAGGCCAGAGGAAGCCAATGGGAACCCGACGGCCCTTTTAGCCAATCACGGAAGAGGCGTGGCGCAGAGCAACAGTTCAAGCG gcaAGCTTGAATCTCCCCTAcctgaagaagaggaggaggacatcACGCATCAGACTGAATAG
- the LOC119134944 gene encoding protein phosphatase 1 regulatory subunit 1A-like isoform X3, translated as MEPSSPKKIQFDVPPLQGHLDPQAAEHIRRRRPTPATLQIYRQPEAGDQNNASGGSQSVDGAHRKQSTLAPPTMKELHVGAEQPPDCQLSPITAQLYAGSYPWTNQNRPEEANGNPTALLANHGRGVAQSNSSSDVSCDSHKEVSSPDSVSR; from the exons ATGGAGCCCAGCAGCCCCAAGAAGATCCAGTTTGATGTCCCGCCACTGCAGGGGCACTTGGACCCTCAGGCCGCCGAACAC aTACGTCGTAGACGACCGACGCCTGCAACTCTGCAAATATACAGACAACcag AAGCTGGAGATCAGAACAACGCCAGTGGAGGCTCTCAG TCTGTAGATGGCGCTCACAGGAAGCAAAGCACCTTGGCCCCGCCCACCATGAAAG AGCTTCACGTGGGGGCGGAGCAACCGCCCGACTGTCAGCTGAGTCCAATCACAGCGCAGCTCTATGCCGGTTCCTACCCGTGGACCAATCAGAACAGGCCAGAGGAAGCCAATGGGAACCCGACGGCCCTTTTAGCCAATCACGGAAGAGGCGTGGCGCAGAGCAACAGTTCAAGCG ATGTGTCATGTGATTCGCATAAAGAAGTTTCCAGTCCCGACTCGGTCTCTCGgtag